Proteins encoded together in one Thamnophis elegans isolate rThaEle1 chromosome 10, rThaEle1.pri, whole genome shotgun sequence window:
- the AGTR1 gene encoding type-1 angiotensin II receptor, with product MVLNISAEETDKKHPIDCPSLGRNSYIYVMVPTVYSIIFVIGIFGNSLVVIIIYFYMKMKTVASVFLLNLALADLCFLVTLPLWAATTAMKYHWPFGNCLCKIASVAATFNMYASVFLLTCLSVDRYLTIVHPMKARLQRTMLVARVTCIIIWLLAVIASLPVGIHRRAYDLENENITVCAFWYGTRRNSTNPITINIGLGLSKNILGFFIPFVVILISYILIWKTLKKAYEFQKNNGRGDDIFKLIVAIVLFFFFSWIPHQIFTFIDVLIQLDVIKSCDIEDIVDTAMPFTICLAYFNNCLNPVFYGFWGKNFRKYFLQLLKYIPPNVRHSSLSTKMTSLSYRPSEDLIRTSRKKGSLVAE from the coding sequence ATGGTGCTAAATATCTCTGCAGAAGAGACCGATAAAAAGCACCCCATCGACTGTCCCTCTTTGGGAAGAAACAGCTACATTTATGTCATGGTTCCAACTGTTTACAGTATCATCTTTGTCATTGGTATATTTGGAAACAGCCTGGTTGTGATTATCATCTACTTCTACATGAAGATGAAAACTGTGGCCAGCGTATTTCTGCTTAATTTAGCCCTGGCAGATCTGTGTTTCCTAGTAACTCTACCATTATGGGCAGCTACAACAGCCATGAAGTACCATTGGCCTTTTGGAAACTGCTTGTGTAAGATCGCTTCAGTTGCAGCAACCTTCAATATGTATGCCAGTGTCTTTCTCTTGACGTGCCTCAGCGTAGATCGTTACTTAACAATAGTGCATCCCATGAAGGCCCGCCTTCAACGCACAATGCTCGTTGCCCGGGTAACTTGCATCATCATCTGGCTGTTGGCAGTCATTGCCAGCTTACCTGTTGGAATTCACCGCCGTGCATATGACCTTGAAAATGAAAACATCACAGTATGTGCTTTTTGGTATGGCACACGCAGGAATTCAACCAACCCCATAACCATCAACATTGGATTAGGCCTATCGAAAAATATTCTGGGCTTCTTCATTCCTTTTGTGGTCATTTTAATAAGCTACATATTAATCTGGAAAACTCTGAAAAAGGCTTACGAGTTTCAGAAGAATAACGGCAGAGGTGATGACATCTTTAAGTTGATTGTGGCaatagttctttttttctttttttcttggattCCTCATCAAATATTTACTTTTATAGATGTGCTGATTCAGCTTGATGTGATTAAGAGCTGTGATATTGAAGATATTGTGGACACAGCTATGCCCTTCACAATCTGCTTAGCTTATTTTAACAACTGCCTGAATCCTGTCTTTTATGGCTTTTGGGGAAAGAACTTTAGAAAATACTTCCTTCAGCTACTCAAATACATCCCTCCAAATGTCAGGCATTCCAGTTTGTCAACAAAGATGACTTCGCTTTCCTACCGACCCTCAGAAGACTTAATCCGCACTAGCAGAAAAAAAGGATCTCTAGTTGCTGAGTGA